One part of the [Pantoea] beijingensis genome encodes these proteins:
- the atpH gene encoding F0F1 ATP synthase subunit delta — MSEFVTVARPYAKAAFDFAVEHQSVDRWQQMLAFAAEVASNEQMADLLSGALAPESVSATFIAICGDQLDEAGQNLIKVMAENGRLHALPDVLVQYVQLREAYEATAEVDVISASTLSDEQLTKISTAMEKRLSRKVKLNCKIDKSVMAGVIIRAGDMVIDGSVRGRLERLADVLQS; from the coding sequence ATGTCTGAATTTGTAACTGTAGCTCGCCCCTACGCCAAAGCAGCTTTTGACTTTGCTGTTGAGCATCAAAGTGTCGATCGCTGGCAGCAGATGCTGGCGTTTGCCGCTGAAGTGGCAAGCAATGAGCAGATGGCAGACCTCCTTTCCGGCGCACTGGCGCCGGAATCCGTGTCTGCTACTTTCATTGCAATCTGTGGTGATCAACTCGACGAAGCAGGCCAGAACCTGATTAAGGTAATGGCAGAAAACGGACGTTTGCACGCGCTTCCTGATGTATTGGTTCAGTATGTTCAACTGCGCGAAGCTTATGAAGCGACCGCTGAAGTTGATGTTATCTCTGCCAGTACTCTGAGTGACGAACAGCTGACGAAAATCAGCACCGCGATGGAAAAACGTCTGTCACGCAAAGTTAAGCTGAATTGCAAAATCGATAAGTCTGTAATGGCAGGCGTAATCATCCGGGCGGGTGATATGGTCATTGATGGCAGCGTACGCGGTCGTCTTGAGCGTCTTGCAGACGTCTTGCAGTCTTAA
- the atpA gene encoding F0F1 ATP synthase subunit alpha — protein MQLNSTEISELIKQRIAQFNVVSESHNEGTIVSVSDGIIRIHGLADCMQGEMIALPGNRYAIALNLERDSVGAVVMGPYADLAEGMKVKCTGRILEVPVGRGLLGRVVNTLGAPIDGKGAIENDGFSPIEVIAPGVIDRQSVDEPVQTGYKSVDAMIPIGRGQRELIIGDRQTGKTAMAIDAIINQRDSGIKCVYVAIGQKASTISNVVRKLEEHNALANTIVVVATASESAALQYLAPYAGCAMGEYFRDRGEDALIVYDDLSKQAVAYRQVSLLLRRPPGREAFPGDVFYLHSRLLERASRVNAEYVEAFTKGEVKGKTGSLTALPIIETQAGDVSAFVPTNVISITDGQIFLETNLFNSGIRPAVNPGISVSRVGGAAQTKIIKKLSGGIRTALAQYRELAAFSQFASDLDEATRKQLSHGQKVTELLKQKQYAPMSVAQQGLVLFAAERGYLNDVELAKIGSFEAALLAYADREHVELMAEINQSGNYNNDIEEKLKGLLDTFKATQSW, from the coding sequence ATGCAACTGAATTCCACCGAAATCAGCGAACTGATCAAGCAGCGCATTGCTCAGTTCAATGTCGTGAGTGAATCTCACAACGAAGGTACTATTGTTTCTGTAAGTGACGGTATCATCCGCATCCACGGCCTGGCCGATTGTATGCAGGGTGAGATGATTGCCCTGCCGGGTAACCGTTACGCTATCGCACTGAACCTGGAGCGTGACTCTGTGGGTGCAGTAGTGATGGGTCCTTACGCTGACCTGGCTGAAGGCATGAAGGTCAAGTGTACGGGACGTATTCTGGAAGTGCCGGTTGGCCGTGGTCTGCTGGGCCGCGTCGTCAATACCCTCGGCGCGCCAATCGATGGTAAAGGTGCCATTGAAAACGATGGTTTCTCTCCTATCGAAGTTATCGCACCAGGCGTTATCGACAGGCAGTCTGTCGATGAGCCAGTGCAAACGGGTTATAAATCTGTCGACGCCATGATTCCAATCGGCCGTGGCCAGCGTGAGCTGATCATCGGTGACCGTCAGACCGGTAAAACCGCGATGGCTATCGACGCCATCATCAATCAGCGCGACTCCGGTATTAAATGTGTGTACGTGGCTATCGGCCAGAAGGCGTCCACCATTTCTAACGTGGTTCGTAAGCTGGAAGAGCACAACGCATTGGCAAACACGATTGTTGTGGTTGCGACTGCGTCTGAATCGGCTGCTCTGCAATACCTGGCACCGTATGCTGGTTGTGCGATGGGTGAATATTTCCGTGACCGCGGTGAAGATGCGCTGATCGTGTACGATGACCTGTCTAAGCAGGCTGTTGCTTACCGTCAGGTTTCTCTGCTGCTGCGCCGTCCACCAGGACGTGAAGCTTTCCCTGGCGATGTGTTCTACCTCCACTCTCGTCTGTTGGAGCGTGCATCTCGCGTTAACGCTGAGTATGTTGAAGCGTTTACTAAAGGTGAAGTGAAAGGCAAAACCGGTTCACTGACCGCGCTGCCAATCATTGAAACTCAGGCGGGTGACGTTTCTGCGTTCGTTCCGACTAACGTAATCTCAATTACCGATGGTCAGATCTTCCTGGAAACCAACCTGTTTAACTCCGGTATTCGTCCGGCAGTTAACCCGGGTATCTCTGTATCCCGTGTTGGTGGTGCTGCTCAGACCAAGATCATCAAGAAACTGTCCGGTGGTATTCGTACCGCGCTGGCACAGTATCGTGAACTGGCTGCGTTCTCGCAGTTCGCTTCTGATCTGGATGAAGCAACGCGTAAGCAGTTGAGCCATGGTCAGAAAGTGACCGAGCTGCTGAAACAGAAACAGTATGCGCCGATGTCCGTTGCGCAGCAGGGCCTGGTGCTGTTTGCTGCTGAACGCGGCTATCTGAATGACGTTGAACTGGCGAAAATCGGTAGCTTCGAAGCCGCGTTGCTGGCTTATGCCGATCGCGAACACGTCGAACTGATGGCTGAAATCAACCAGTCTGGTAACTATAACAACGATATCGAAGAGAAGCTGAAAGGCCTTCTTGATACGTTCAAAGCAACCCAGTCCTGGTAA
- the atpG gene encoding F0F1 ATP synthase subunit gamma — protein MAGAKEIRSKIGSVQNTQKITKAMEMVAASKMRKSQERMAASRPYAETMRNVIGHIALGNLEYKHPYLEERDVKRVGYLVVSTDRGLCGGLNINLFKKLLADMKSWSDKGVESDLAIIGSKGVSFFNSVGGKVVAQVTGMGDKPSLSDLIGPVKVMLQAYDEGRLDKLYIVSNKFINTMSQSPQITQLLPLPPAEGEEDLKKKTWDYLYEPDPKGLLDTLLRRYVESQVYQGVVENLASEQAARMVAMKAATDNGGNLIKELQLVYNKARQASITQELTEIVSGASAV, from the coding sequence ATGGCCGGCGCAAAAGAGATACGTAGTAAGATCGGAAGCGTCCAGAACACGCAAAAGATCACCAAAGCGATGGAAATGGTCGCCGCCTCCAAAATGCGTAAATCGCAGGAACGCATGGCGGCCAGCCGTCCTTATGCAGAAACCATGCGCAACGTGATTGGTCACATTGCGTTAGGTAATCTGGAATACAAGCACCCTTACCTGGAAGAGCGTGACGTGAAGCGCGTCGGCTATCTGGTCGTTTCTACCGACCGCGGGCTTTGTGGTGGTTTGAACATTAACCTGTTCAAAAAATTACTGGCTGATATGAAAAGCTGGTCTGATAAAGGCGTCGAGAGCGATCTGGCCATTATTGGTTCCAAGGGCGTGTCTTTCTTTAATTCTGTAGGCGGTAAGGTGGTTGCTCAGGTTACCGGCATGGGAGATAAACCTTCCCTGTCTGACTTGATTGGCCCCGTAAAAGTTATGCTACAGGCTTACGATGAAGGCCGTCTCGACAAGCTCTACATCGTTAGCAATAAATTTATCAACACCATGTCTCAATCTCCTCAGATCACACAGCTGCTGCCGTTACCGCCAGCAGAGGGTGAGGAAGATCTGAAGAAGAAGACCTGGGATTACCTGTATGAGCCGGATCCGAAAGGGTTGCTGGATACTTTACTGCGCCGCTATGTAGAGTCACAGGTTTACCAGGGTGTTGTTGAAAACCTGGCCAGCGAGCAGGCCGCGCGTATGGTGGCGATGAAAGCTGCAACCGATAACGGCGGTAACCTGATCAAAGAGCTGCAGTTGGTATACAACAAAGCTCGTCAGGCCAGCATCACCCAGGAACTTACCGAGATCGTCTCGGGGGCCTCCGCGGTTTAA
- the atpD gene encoding F0F1 ATP synthase subunit beta, with the protein MATGKIVQVIGAVVDVEFPQDAVPQVYSALEVKNGDARLVLEVQQQLGGGVVRTIAMGSSDGLKRGLETTDLKHPIEVPVGTATLGRIMNVLGEPIDMKGDIGEEERWAIHRAAPSYEDQSSSLELLETGIKVIDLICPFAKGGKVGLFGGAGVGKTVNMMELIRNIAAEHSGFSVFAGVGERTREGNDFYHEMTDSNVLDKVALVYGQMNEPPGNRLRVALTGLTIAEKFRDEGRDVLLFIDNIYRYTLAGTEVSALLGRMPSAVGYQPTLAEEMGVLQERITSTKTGSITSVQAVYVPADDLTDPSPATTFAHLDSTVTLSRQIASLGIYPAVDPLDSTSRQLDPLVVGQEHYDTARGVQSLLQRYQELKDIIAILGMDELSEEDKLVVSRSRKMQRFLSQPFFVAEVFTGSPGKYVSLKDTIRGFKGIMEGEFDHLPEQAFYMVGAIEEAVEKAKKL; encoded by the coding sequence ATGGCTACTGGAAAGATTGTCCAGGTAATCGGCGCCGTGGTGGACGTCGAGTTCCCTCAGGACGCAGTACCACAAGTGTACAGCGCCCTTGAGGTTAAAAATGGTGATGCTCGTCTGGTGCTGGAAGTACAGCAGCAGTTGGGTGGTGGCGTAGTACGTACTATCGCTATGGGTTCTTCAGACGGCCTTAAGCGCGGTCTGGAAACGACCGATCTCAAGCACCCAATTGAAGTACCAGTAGGAACGGCAACACTGGGCCGTATTATGAACGTGCTGGGTGAGCCGATCGATATGAAAGGTGACATCGGTGAAGAAGAGCGTTGGGCTATTCACCGTGCGGCACCGTCTTATGAAGACCAGTCTTCCTCACTGGAACTGCTGGAAACCGGCATCAAAGTTATCGACCTGATCTGTCCATTTGCTAAGGGTGGTAAAGTCGGTCTGTTCGGTGGTGCGGGTGTAGGTAAAACCGTAAACATGATGGAACTGATCCGTAACATTGCGGCTGAGCACTCAGGCTTCTCAGTGTTTGCGGGCGTGGGCGAGCGTACTCGTGAAGGTAACGACTTCTATCACGAAATGACCGATTCCAACGTTCTTGATAAAGTTGCTCTGGTTTATGGCCAGATGAACGAGCCACCAGGAAACCGTCTGCGCGTTGCGCTAACGGGGCTGACTATCGCGGAAAAATTCCGTGACGAAGGTCGTGACGTTCTGCTGTTTATCGATAACATCTATCGTTATACCCTGGCCGGTACTGAAGTATCAGCTCTGCTGGGGCGTATGCCTTCTGCAGTAGGCTATCAACCGACGCTGGCGGAAGAGATGGGTGTTCTTCAGGAGCGTATCACCTCCACGAAGACCGGTTCAATTACCTCCGTACAGGCTGTTTATGTCCCTGCGGATGACTTGACTGACCCGTCTCCAGCAACGACCTTTGCACACCTTGATTCCACGGTTACGTTAAGCCGTCAGATTGCTTCTCTGGGTATTTACCCGGCCGTTGATCCGCTGGATTCCACCAGCCGTCAGCTGGATCCACTGGTTGTGGGCCAGGAGCACTATGATACTGCGCGTGGTGTGCAGTCTTTGCTGCAACGCTATCAGGAACTGAAAGATATCATCGCTATTCTTGGTATGGACGAACTGTCTGAAGAAGATAAGCTGGTGGTTTCCCGCTCTCGTAAGATGCAGCGCTTCCTGTCTCAGCCGTTCTTTGTGGCAGAGGTTTTCACAGGTTCTCCTGGTAAATATGTGTCGCTGAAAGATACCATCCGTGGCTTTAAAGGCATTATGGAAGGTGAGTTCGACCATCTGCCAGAACAGGCTTTCTACATGGTTGGCGCCATTGAAGAAGCCGTGGAAAAAGCGAAGAAACTGTAA
- a CDS encoding F0F1 ATP synthase subunit epsilon — translation MAMTYHLDVVSAEQQMFSGLVQKIQVSGSEGELGIFPGHAPLLTAIRPGMIRIVKQHGEEEFIYLSGGVLEVQPSTTTVLADTAIRGTDLDEARALEAKRKAEEHMNSSHGDVDYAQASAELAKAIAKLRVIELTKKAM, via the coding sequence ATGGCTATGACTTATCATCTGGATGTCGTCAGTGCAGAGCAACAAATGTTCTCTGGCCTGGTGCAAAAAATCCAGGTGTCAGGTAGCGAAGGTGAACTGGGTATTTTTCCAGGGCACGCCCCGCTGCTGACTGCCATCAGGCCTGGTATGATTCGTATCGTTAAACAGCACGGTGAAGAAGAGTTTATCTATCTTTCCGGCGGTGTGCTGGAAGTTCAGCCGAGCACAACCACCGTGCTGGCTGATACGGCGATTCGTGGTACCGATCTCGACGAAGCGCGTGCGCTTGAAGCGAAACGCAAAGCGGAAGAGCATATGAACAGCTCTCACGGCGACGTCGATTACGCTCAGGCATCAGCAGAACTGGCCAAGGCAATCGCGAAGTTGCGCGTTATTGAGTTGACCAAAAAAGCGATGTAA
- the glmU gene encoding bifunctional UDP-N-acetylglucosamine diphosphorylase/glucosamine-1-phosphate N-acetyltransferase GlmU produces the protein MSNSAMSVVILAAGKGTRMYSDLPKVLHQLAGKPMVQHVIDAANHLGARKVNLVYGHGGDLLKSTLNDDSLTWVLQAEQLGTGHAMQQAAPHFADEEDILMLYGDVPLISLETLERLRVSKPAGGIGLLTVKLDNPTGYGRIVRQQGNIVGIIEQKDASPEQLAINEINTGILIANGADLKRWLSKLSNNNAQGEYYITDIIALAHQEGRSIEAVHPARISETEGVNNRLQLSTLERVYQHEQAEKLLLAGVMLQDPARFDLRGQLKHGRDVVIDTNVIIEGQVTLGDRVKIGTGCVIKNSVIGDDCEISPYSVVEDAELGVSCTIGPFARLRPGSELAEGAHVGNFVEMKKARLGKGSKAGHLSYLGDAEIGAGVNIGAGTITCNYDGANKFKTIIGDNVFVGSDTQLVAPVTVASGATIAAGTTVMKDILADDLVYNRKEQNHKAGWHRPAKKK, from the coding sequence ATGTCAAACAGTGCGATGAGCGTGGTCATACTTGCTGCTGGCAAGGGTACCCGTATGTATTCCGATCTCCCCAAAGTTTTGCATCAGCTGGCAGGGAAACCTATGGTGCAGCACGTTATTGATGCAGCAAATCATCTTGGTGCGCGTAAAGTGAACCTGGTATATGGGCATGGTGGCGATCTGCTTAAATCCACACTGAATGATGACTCGCTGACTTGGGTACTTCAGGCTGAACAGTTGGGAACCGGGCACGCAATGCAGCAGGCAGCACCTCACTTTGCCGACGAAGAAGATATTTTAATGTTGTACGGTGATGTGCCATTGATCTCGTTAGAAACCCTTGAACGTTTGAGGGTGTCAAAGCCTGCAGGCGGCATTGGGTTGCTTACCGTCAAACTCGATAACCCGACCGGTTACGGGCGTATCGTGCGTCAGCAGGGCAACATTGTTGGCATCATTGAGCAAAAAGATGCCAGCCCGGAGCAACTGGCGATTAATGAAATTAATACCGGTATTCTGATCGCCAATGGCGCCGATCTGAAGCGTTGGCTGAGCAAACTCAGTAATAACAATGCGCAAGGTGAATATTATATTACCGATATCATAGCTCTTGCTCACCAGGAAGGCCGCAGCATTGAAGCTGTGCACCCGGCACGAATCAGTGAAACTGAAGGCGTAAACAACCGTCTGCAACTTTCCACGCTTGAGAGGGTATATCAGCACGAACAAGCTGAAAAATTGCTGTTGGCTGGCGTGATGTTACAGGACCCGGCGCGATTCGACCTGCGCGGTCAGCTTAAGCATGGCCGTGACGTGGTGATTGATACCAATGTGATCATTGAAGGTCAGGTTACGCTAGGCGATCGTGTAAAAATCGGTACCGGCTGTGTGATCAAAAACAGTGTGATTGGCGACGATTGCGAAATCAGCCCTTACAGCGTCGTCGAGGATGCTGAATTGGGCGTGAGCTGTACCATCGGACCCTTTGCCCGCTTACGTCCCGGCAGTGAACTGGCAGAAGGCGCGCATGTCGGTAACTTTGTCGAGATGAAAAAAGCGCGACTGGGTAAAGGTTCTAAAGCTGGACATCTCAGCTATCTGGGTGATGCGGAAATTGGCGCGGGCGTCAACATTGGGGCGGGGACGATTACCTGCAACTACGACGGCGCAAACAAATTTAAAACCATTATTGGCGACAATGTCTTTGTGGGTTCAGATACTCAGCTGGTTGCGCCAGTCACCGTAGCCAGCGGTGCCACTATCGCTGCGGGTACCACGGTGATGAAAGATATCCTTGCTGATGATTTAGTTTATAACCGTAAAGAACAGAATCATAAAGCCGGTTGGCATCGCCCGGCTAAAAAGAAATAA
- the glmS gene encoding glutamine--fructose-6-phosphate transaminase (isomerizing) — protein sequence MCGIVGAVAQRDIAEILLEGLRRLEYRGYDSAGLAVVDRQGHVTRLRRLGKVQRLAEAVEETVVEGGAGIAHTRWATHGEPSEANAHPHISQHIIVVHNGIIENHEPLRALLVERGYVFASETDTEVVAHLVHWEQQQGGSLREVVLRVIPQLRGAYGMVIMDSRDPSVLVAARSGSPLVIGRGVGENFIASDQLALLPVTRRFIYLEEGDIAEITRREVNIVDRDGNQVTRAEIESNAQYDAGDKGVYRHYMQKEIYEQPTALKNTLSGRFNHGEVDLSELGQQANVLLSQVEHIQIVACGTSYNSGMVSRYWFESLANVPCDVEIASEFRYRKSAVRKNSLLITLSQSGETADTLAALRLSKELGYLGSLAICNVAGSSLVRESDLALMTKAGTEIGVASTKAFTTQLTVLLMLVAKIGRLKGMEAQVEHDIVHALQALPSRIEQMLSQDKLIEELAEDFSDKHHALFLGRGDQYPIAMEGALKLKEISYIHAEAYAAGELKHGPLALIDADMPVIVVAPNNELLEKLKSNIEEVRARGGLLYVFADRDAGFSDSEGMRIIPLPHVEEVIAPIFYTVPLQLLSYHVALIKGTDVDQPRNLAKSVTVE from the coding sequence ATGTGTGGAATTGTTGGCGCTGTTGCGCAGCGTGATATCGCAGAAATCCTGTTGGAAGGCCTGCGCCGTCTTGAGTATCGCGGATATGATTCTGCGGGATTGGCCGTCGTCGATCGGCAGGGGCATGTCACGCGCCTGCGCCGGTTAGGAAAAGTACAGAGGCTGGCTGAAGCGGTAGAAGAAACGGTTGTTGAAGGCGGTGCGGGCATTGCACACACTCGCTGGGCAACCCACGGTGAACCTTCCGAAGCGAATGCGCATCCGCATATTTCTCAACATATCATTGTGGTTCACAACGGTATTATTGAGAACCATGAACCGTTGCGGGCGCTGCTGGTTGAGCGCGGCTACGTTTTTGCTTCTGAAACGGATACCGAAGTGGTGGCGCATTTGGTCCACTGGGAGCAGCAGCAAGGCGGTAGCCTGCGTGAAGTTGTGTTGCGCGTTATCCCACAGCTGCGCGGCGCATATGGCATGGTCATCATGGATAGCCGCGATCCCTCCGTGTTGGTCGCCGCACGCTCCGGAAGTCCATTGGTGATTGGACGTGGCGTGGGTGAAAACTTTATCGCTTCAGATCAATTGGCATTATTGCCGGTCACGCGTCGTTTTATCTACCTTGAAGAGGGGGATATTGCTGAAATAACTCGTCGCGAAGTGAATATTGTCGATCGCGATGGCAATCAAGTGACACGTGCCGAGATTGAATCAAACGCGCAGTATGATGCCGGTGATAAGGGCGTATACCGCCATTACATGCAAAAAGAGATTTACGAACAACCTACGGCACTCAAAAACACGCTGAGTGGTCGCTTTAACCACGGTGAAGTCGATCTCTCTGAGTTGGGGCAGCAGGCGAATGTGCTGTTGTCACAGGTTGAACACATTCAGATCGTCGCCTGTGGGACCTCCTATAACTCAGGGATGGTTTCACGCTACTGGTTTGAGTCATTGGCGAATGTTCCCTGTGATGTAGAAATTGCCTCTGAATTTCGTTACCGCAAATCGGCGGTCCGTAAAAATAGCTTGTTGATTACTTTGTCACAATCCGGTGAAACGGCTGATACCCTTGCGGCTCTGCGCTTATCAAAGGAACTGGGATATCTTGGTTCACTGGCCATATGTAACGTGGCGGGTTCATCGTTGGTACGCGAGTCCGATCTGGCTCTGATGACCAAAGCCGGTACCGAAATCGGTGTCGCTTCGACTAAGGCATTTACCACACAGTTGACTGTTCTGCTCATGCTGGTGGCGAAGATAGGCCGCCTGAAAGGCATGGAAGCGCAGGTAGAACATGACATAGTCCATGCTTTACAGGCGTTACCAAGTCGTATTGAACAGATGTTGTCCCAGGATAAGCTGATTGAAGAGCTGGCGGAAGATTTTTCTGACAAGCACCATGCGTTATTCCTTGGCCGTGGCGATCAGTATCCGATTGCGATGGAAGGTGCGCTGAAGCTTAAAGAGATCTCTTATATTCATGCGGAAGCTTATGCGGCAGGTGAACTGAAACATGGTCCACTGGCATTGATTGATGCGGATATGCCGGTCATTGTCGTTGCACCGAACAATGAGCTGCTGGAAAAGCTGAAATCCAACATTGAAGAAGTACGTGCACGTGGTGGTTTACTGTATGTGTTTGCCGATCGCGATGCTGGATTCAGCGACAGCGAAGGCATGCGCATTATCCCACTGCCGCACGTTGAAGAGGTGATCGCGCCTATTTTCTACACGGTGCCGCTGCAGTTGCTTTCTTACCACGTTGCGCTGATTAAAGGCACGGACGTTGATCAGCCGCGAAACCTGGCTAAATCGGTCACGGTAGAGTAA
- the shiA gene encoding shikimate transporter, which produces MDNSIIHHPSSSTHKLAHRAAWGSFAGAVVDWYDFLLYGITAALVFNHAFFPQVSPTMGTLVAFATFGVGFLFRPLGGIIFGHYGDLLGRKRMLMLTVWMMGLSTACIGLLPSYDTIGWWAPILLVVLRAIQGFAVGGEWGGAALLAVENAPEGKKAFYSSGVQVGYGVGLLLATGLVSLISHFTRDSDFLSWGWRLPFLFSLVLVAIAWRIRAGIDESPDFIRQQKKPEEKHTLPVVEALRRHPGAFLLIIALRLCELLTMYIVTTFALNYSTSALALPRELFLNIGLVVGAVSCLTIPFFAFLADKFGRRRVYITGALIGAISAFPFFLAMESHSTLWIIFFSVMLANIAHDMVVCVQQPMFTELFGARYRYSGAGVGYQVASVVGGGFTPFIAAMLVVFSDGSWHSVAVYLMAGCLISALSALLVKPAQPVNG; this is translated from the coding sequence ATGGACAACAGCATCATTCATCACCCTTCTTCGTCCACCCATAAACTGGCACACCGTGCTGCATGGGGGAGTTTTGCCGGGGCCGTCGTCGACTGGTATGATTTTTTACTGTATGGCATTACTGCTGCGCTGGTGTTCAACCATGCTTTTTTCCCACAGGTAAGCCCAACAATGGGAACGCTTGTGGCATTTGCGACCTTTGGTGTTGGTTTTTTGTTTCGCCCTTTAGGCGGTATTATTTTTGGTCATTATGGCGATCTGCTGGGACGTAAGCGGATGCTAATGCTAACAGTCTGGATGATGGGGCTTTCCACTGCCTGTATCGGCTTATTACCCTCTTATGACACGATTGGTTGGTGGGCACCGATACTGCTGGTTGTTTTGCGGGCTATCCAGGGATTTGCCGTTGGAGGTGAATGGGGTGGCGCAGCGTTGCTGGCAGTTGAAAATGCCCCAGAGGGGAAAAAAGCGTTCTATAGCAGTGGGGTGCAGGTGGGTTATGGCGTTGGGCTGCTTCTGGCAACGGGCCTGGTATCACTGATTAGTCATTTTACCCGCGATAGTGATTTTTTAAGCTGGGGCTGGCGGCTTCCCTTTTTATTTAGCCTGGTTCTGGTCGCGATAGCCTGGCGTATTCGCGCAGGCATAGATGAATCCCCCGACTTTATACGACAGCAAAAAAAACCGGAAGAAAAGCATACGTTGCCAGTGGTTGAGGCTTTGCGCCGCCACCCAGGTGCATTTTTACTGATTATCGCGCTACGACTATGTGAATTACTGACGATGTATATCGTCACTACTTTCGCCTTGAATTATTCCACCAGCGCGCTGGCGCTACCGCGTGAGCTATTCCTGAATATAGGTTTAGTGGTTGGTGCGGTTAGTTGCCTGACAATTCCTTTTTTTGCATTTCTTGCGGATAAGTTTGGGCGGCGGCGCGTTTATATTACTGGCGCATTGATTGGGGCCATTAGTGCCTTTCCATTCTTTCTGGCAATGGAATCGCATTCCACATTGTGGATCATCTTTTTCTCAGTAATGTTGGCGAATATTGCCCACGATATGGTGGTTTGCGTACAGCAACCGATGTTTACCGAGCTGTTCGGTGCGCGTTATCGGTACAGTGGTGCGGGCGTCGGGTATCAGGTCGCCAGCGTGGTTGGGGGCGGATTTACGCCATTTATCGCCGCTATGCTGGTGGTCTTTTCTGATGGCAGCTGGCACAGCGTCGCTGTATATCTCATGGCAGGTTGTCTGATATCGGCGCTCTCTGCTTTGCTGGTCAAACCCGCTCAACCTGTAAATGGCTAG
- the pstS gene encoding phosphate ABC transporter substrate-binding protein PstS produces the protein MTQMHKSLAQFVAVALSLSAVSAFAATNLTGAGGTFPAPVYNKWAAEYNTATGSQVNYQGIGSSGGVKQIIAKTVDFGASDAPLADADLQKNGLFQFPTVIGGVVMAVNIPGVKSGELTLDGQTVGDIYLGKIKKWNDAAITKLNPGVKLPDSNINVVRRADGSGTSFVFTSYLAKVNNEWSSKIGKGNTVNWPTGLGGKGNDGVAAFVQRLPGSIGYVEYAYAKQNSLAYTKLVDANGQAIEPNEQSFSDAAKGANWSESFAQDLTYQKGDNAWPITSTTFILVQKEQANAEKGAAVLKFFDWAYNNGGKITTDLDYSSLPAAVVEQIRTAWKTNVKDSSGKALY, from the coding sequence ATGACACAGATGCACAAATCTCTGGCTCAATTCGTGGCTGTAGCCCTTTCTTTAAGCGCCGTTTCCGCGTTTGCCGCCACTAATCTTACTGGCGCAGGTGGTACATTTCCCGCTCCGGTTTATAACAAATGGGCCGCTGAATACAATACCGCAACGGGCAGCCAGGTAAACTACCAGGGAATTGGTTCATCCGGTGGTGTAAAGCAGATTATTGCTAAAACCGTCGATTTTGGTGCTTCTGATGCTCCGCTGGCAGATGCAGACCTGCAAAAAAATGGCCTGTTCCAGTTCCCAACCGTTATTGGCGGTGTGGTTATGGCGGTGAACATCCCGGGTGTAAAATCTGGTGAACTGACGCTGGATGGTCAAACCGTGGGTGATATCTACCTGGGTAAAATCAAAAAGTGGAACGATGCCGCAATTACTAAACTGAACCCAGGCGTTAAGCTGCCAGACAGCAATATTAACGTGGTTCGTCGTGCTGATGGTTCCGGTACTTCTTTCGTGTTTACCAGCTATCTGGCGAAAGTAAACAACGAGTGGAGCAGCAAAATTGGTAAAGGCAACACCGTTAACTGGCCAACCGGTTTGGGTGGTAAAGGCAACGATGGCGTTGCAGCCTTTGTTCAACGTTTACCGGGTTCTATCGGCTATGTTGAATACGCTTACGCAAAACAGAACAGCCTGGCATACACTAAACTGGTCGATGCCAATGGTCAGGCAATTGAGCCGAACGAGCAGAGCTTTAGTGATGCCGCTAAAGGCGCTAACTGGAGTGAGTCTTTCGCCCAGGATCTGACGTATCAGAAAGGTGATAACGCATGGCCAATCACCTCAACCACCTTTATCCTGGTTCAGAAAGAGCAGGCTAATGCAGAAAAAGGCGCAGCCGTCCTGAAGTTCTTTGACTGGGCCTATAATAACGGTGGCAAGATCACTACCGATCTCGATTACTCTTCATTACCTGCTGCGGTAGTTGAGCAAATTCGTACCGCATGGAAAACCAACGTTAAAGATAGTTCAGGTAAAGCGCTGTACTAA